From the Mycobacterium sp. 155 genome, the window CCCGAAGAGTCGTCGCCCGAGCCGAGCGCCTGGAATCCGACCAACAGGAAAACCACCCCGAGGAACAGCAGCACCATCACCATGGCACGCAGGGGCAGCCCGGAGGATTCTCGCTGATTCATCGGGTCCACTGTATCGAGCGAATCGCCTGACCCGTCACCGGCGGAGGCCTAAGTGAGGTCAAAGCCGAGCCGCCGCGCGGCCCGAGCCTTCTGCCTGCTGGCCCGCAACCGGCGCAGCCGCTTGACCAGCATGGGGTCGGCGGCCAACGCCTCCGGGCGGTCCACCAGCGCGTTGAGCACCTGGTAGTACCGGGTTGCCGACATGGAGAACAGCTCTTTGATCGCGTCTTCCTTGCTGCCCGCGTACTTCCACCATTGGCGTTCAAATGCCAAAACATCGTGCTCGCGGCGAGTGAGCCCGTCGGTCAGATCAGAGTCGTCTCCGGATCGCTCAGTCCGCGCCATGGCGCCGTCCATATCGCTCCCTTGGACCCTTCCGACACTCGAGAAATGACATCGCTGTGGTTCGGCGATCATTCAACCACGGCTTTCTGGCTTGGGGTGACACCTCAGCCCGCGAGTCGGGCGACGAGGATTACCGACTAAGTTTTCCCCGTGGCTGTCGTACCGATTCGCATTGTCGGAGATCCCGTATTGCATACCCCGACCGAGCCGGTACCCGTCGGCCCTGACGGTTCGCTGCCTGCCGATCTCGCCGAACTGATCCAGACGATGTACGACACCATGGATGCCGCGAACGGGGTTGGCTTGGCCGCCAACCAGATCGGCGTCGCCAGGCGGTTGTTCGTCTACGACTGCGCCGACACCCGCGGCCGCACGCAGCGCCGCAGGGGCGTGATCATCAATCCGGTGCTCGAAACCTCCGAGATCCCCGAGACCATGCCGGACCCCGACGATGACGACGAGGGCTGCCTGTCGGTGCCGGGTGAACAATTCCCCACCGGCCGGGCCGACTGGGCCCGCGT encodes:
- a CDS encoding DUF3263 domain-containing protein, whose protein sequence is MDGAMARTERSGDDSDLTDGLTRREHDVLAFERQWWKYAGSKEDAIKELFSMSATRYYQVLNALVDRPEALAADPMLVKRLRRLRASRQKARAARRLGFDLT
- a CDS encoding peptide deformylase, with translation MAVVPIRIVGDPVLHTPTEPVPVGPDGSLPADLAELIQTMYDTMDAANGVGLAANQIGVARRLFVYDCADTRGRTQRRRGVIINPVLETSEIPETMPDPDDDDEGCLSVPGEQFPTGRADWARVTGLDADGNPITVEGTDLFARMLQHETGHLDGFLYIDKLVGRHARAAKRAVKRNHWGVPGLSWLPGEDADPFGH